One region of Acidimicrobiia bacterium genomic DNA includes:
- the whiG gene encoding RNA polymerase sigma factor WhiG, which translates to MPDDPETTALVNDLWQVYKKGGTTAARERLIIHYSPLVKFVAGRVASGLPQNIEQTDLVSYGIFGLIDAIDKFEPERGFKFETYAIARIKGAIIDELRSIDWVPRSVRAKARAVERAYSELENELRRNPQDSEVAAKLGLSEDEFGQTLSQISFTGLVALDELIGGGSGDGGGGSTLGDTISDGGHNPVEAFEVDEMKHLLADLINRMPDRERLVLTLYYYEALTLAEIGQVLGVTESRVCQIHTKAILQLRARLADPA; encoded by the coding sequence GTGCCTGACGATCCGGAGACGACCGCGCTCGTCAACGACCTCTGGCAGGTCTACAAGAAGGGCGGCACGACCGCGGCTCGCGAGCGCCTGATCATCCACTACTCGCCGCTCGTGAAGTTCGTCGCCGGCCGCGTTGCCTCCGGGCTCCCACAGAACATCGAGCAGACCGACCTCGTGAGCTACGGGATCTTCGGGCTCATCGACGCCATCGACAAGTTCGAGCCCGAGCGCGGCTTCAAGTTCGAGACGTACGCGATCGCTCGCATCAAGGGCGCGATCATCGACGAGCTCCGCTCCATCGACTGGGTGCCGCGCTCGGTGCGGGCTAAGGCCCGTGCGGTGGAGCGCGCCTACTCCGAGCTCGAGAACGAGCTGCGCCGGAACCCGCAGGACTCCGAGGTGGCCGCGAAGCTCGGGCTCTCCGAAGACGAGTTCGGCCAGACGCTGTCGCAGATCTCGTTCACCGGTCTGGTCGCGCTCGACGAGCTGATCGGTGGCGGTAGTGGCGATGGCGGGGGTGGTTCCACGCTGGGCGACACGATCTCGGACGGTGGCCACAACCCGGTCGAGGCGTTTGAAGTCGACGAGATGAAGCACCTGCTCGCCGACCTGATCAACCGGATGCCCGACCGCGAACGTCTCGTCCTCACCCTCTACTACTACGAGGCGCTCACCCTGGCGGAGATCGGCCAGGTGCTCGGTGTCACCGAGAGCCGCGTGTGCCAGATCCACACCAAGGCGATCCTCCAGCTGCGCGCCCGTCTGGCCGACCCCGCGTAG
- a CDS encoding peptidoglycan DD-metalloendopeptidase family protein codes for MPGAVVRPYVEPLARFASGHRGVDFAAPAGTEVRAANDGRVTFAGTVSGSLHVVVEHAGGIRTSYSFLARIEVDEGAAVRRGETLGIAGGSGGGHRPGALHFGTRIGDRYFDPMLLFGPTDLTELVRLVPSGVRVPSDETFIWRELQDDGDDCAGGIPLVEQLCDAGEAVVGVVGERARELWEQVEDLVDLGLAALRTVVEATRELVERVERVARDVLQTLRDVANKVERAVEELATKIANGAIAVFNAVVEAGRKLYEQLTSCPQPPPRAHSKGSGNVAVAVGGLGSWRRRQQPDAHGDAYDEKFQTRWRMLGYDRDEVEYFSYRPGSRTYGPKDTLSDLHAQARSLGRQIQEQARAHPGTAIDLVGHSQGGLVIDLFLTDVYGGHEDEYPPIDNVVTFGSPHEGTPIADLGQQISDHMFAGPIVRLLDPTDIIGAESVEQMTSDSETIKKLWDAGEAPEDIRFISIIGSEDPIVPSNRADVPGATKVVVPAGAPLWPDDHSAVLRDDDAISAAQAHLSGRAPADSCGLFTDVGGWLYTELVDKVNERISLTPGGTAHPYNPEYWRS; via the coding sequence GTGCCTGGCGCCGTTGTTCGTCCGTATGTCGAGCCGCTCGCTCGTTTTGCGTCGGGCCATCGAGGCGTCGACTTCGCCGCCCCGGCCGGCACCGAAGTTCGCGCCGCGAACGACGGCCGCGTCACGTTCGCTGGCACTGTCTCGGGCTCGCTCCATGTCGTGGTCGAGCACGCGGGCGGCATTCGCACGTCGTACTCGTTCCTCGCTCGCATCGAAGTCGACGAAGGAGCCGCGGTGCGCCGCGGCGAGACGCTCGGGATCGCCGGTGGGAGCGGGGGCGGTCACCGCCCCGGCGCCTTGCACTTCGGTACCCGGATTGGTGATCGCTACTTCGACCCGATGCTCCTCTTCGGACCGACGGATCTCACCGAGCTGGTGCGTCTCGTTCCTTCTGGGGTGCGTGTTCCATCCGACGAGACGTTCATCTGGCGCGAGCTCCAGGACGACGGCGACGACTGCGCGGGCGGCATCCCGCTGGTGGAACAGCTGTGCGACGCGGGGGAGGCGGTCGTTGGGGTCGTCGGCGAACGTGCCCGAGAGCTGTGGGAGCAGGTCGAGGACTTGGTCGACCTGGGGCTTGCCGCGCTGCGGACGGTCGTGGAGGCGACCCGTGAGCTGGTCGAGCGGGTCGAGCGCGTCGCGCGCGACGTCCTCCAGACGCTGCGCGATGTGGCCAACAAGGTTGAACGCGCCGTCGAGGAGCTGGCCACCAAGATCGCCAACGGCGCGATCGCGGTCTTCAACGCCGTCGTCGAGGCAGGACGGAAGCTGTACGAACAGCTCACGTCGTGTCCACAGCCACCGCCGCGAGCGCACTCGAAGGGTTCGGGAAACGTCGCCGTCGCGGTTGGTGGTCTCGGCAGCTGGAGGCGGCGTCAGCAGCCGGACGCGCATGGCGATGCATACGACGAGAAGTTCCAGACCCGCTGGCGGATGCTCGGCTACGACCGCGACGAGGTCGAGTACTTCTCCTACCGGCCCGGGTCACGGACGTATGGCCCGAAGGACACCTTGAGCGATCTTCACGCGCAGGCGCGGTCGCTCGGGCGTCAGATCCAGGAGCAGGCACGTGCACATCCGGGCACGGCCATCGACCTTGTGGGCCACTCGCAGGGCGGGCTCGTCATCGACCTGTTTCTGACCGACGTCTACGGCGGCCACGAGGATGAATACCCACCAATCGACAACGTCGTGACGTTCGGTTCACCGCACGAAGGCACGCCCATCGCCGATCTCGGGCAGCAGATCAGCGATCACATGTTTGCCGGACCGATCGTGAGGTTGCTCGACCCGACCGACATCATCGGCGCGGAGTCCGTCGAGCAGATGACGTCGGACTCGGAGACGATCAAGAAGCTCTGGGACGCCGGCGAGGCTCCGGAGGACATTCGATTCATCTCGATCATCGGTTCCGAGGATCCGATCGTGCCGTCCAACCGTGCCGACGTGCCGGGTGCGACGAAGGTCGTCGTACCGGCCGGCGCCCCGCTGTGGCCTGATGACCATTCGGCAGTGCTTCGCGATGACGACGCGATCAGCGCCGCGCAGGCACATCTGAGCGGACGCGCACCGGCCGACTCCTGCGGCTTGTTCACCGATGTCGGCGGCTGGCTCTACACGGAGCTCGTCGACAAGGTCAACGAGAGGATCTCGTTGACGCCCGGCGGCACCGCACATCCCTACAACCCGGAGTACTGGCGATCATGA
- a CDS encoding PQQ-binding-like beta-propeller repeat protein: MSAHLHRFGTFLTLFVVVVVLAGHPAARAAEPTLDEGWQSSGPIEPQSLAADAQGAVALGRTGEVVVVDAAGLERWRRTIVADVDFGPVAIGADLVVVTVDDEGLIAFERASSEGRWEHLAAGARDVAVGATSDGTSAVAVVSDLGVLELVDGATGTVRWTAAFPIADAIIAARTWVVGERVVLFWTDDAGAHVRAFTSDGGSESWGSDFPESSSMAAVSDESVTIAENLRIDRRERVVTEIRHLAVLDGSELWARRSRSRSPYSSGLETVAAPQGIALVDLAGKVTVLDPSTGKVRWKMATGLVQFEAEPHVVGEVFAMTTYGTGIMLANMADGDAISTDALDPTQTAATIEASAAAGDHLYLLVSRLWGDPEIWMLQAGPA, from the coding sequence ATGAGCGCTCACCTTCACCGATTTGGCACGTTCCTCACGCTGTTCGTGGTGGTCGTCGTGCTCGCGGGACACCCCGCGGCACGCGCCGCGGAGCCGACGCTCGATGAAGGTTGGCAATCTTCCGGACCTATCGAACCGCAGTCGCTCGCGGCCGACGCGCAGGGCGCGGTGGCGCTCGGACGCACAGGTGAAGTCGTCGTCGTCGACGCCGCTGGCCTCGAGCGATGGCGGCGGACCATCGTGGCTGACGTCGACTTCGGCCCAGTTGCTATCGGCGCCGACCTCGTGGTCGTCACCGTCGACGACGAAGGACTGATCGCGTTCGAGCGGGCGTCGTCGGAGGGCCGGTGGGAGCACCTGGCTGCGGGTGCGCGCGACGTCGCCGTCGGCGCCACCTCCGACGGCACGAGCGCGGTTGCGGTCGTGAGTGACCTCGGAGTCCTCGAACTCGTGGATGGTGCGACGGGGACCGTGCGCTGGACGGCTGCGTTCCCGATCGCCGACGCGATCATTGCCGCGCGCACGTGGGTCGTCGGCGAACGCGTTGTGCTCTTCTGGACCGACGATGCCGGTGCTCATGTGCGGGCGTTCACCTCAGACGGCGGTAGTGAGAGCTGGGGGAGTGATTTCCCAGAGTCCTCGTCGATGGCCGCGGTCAGCGACGAGTCGGTCACGATCGCGGAGAACTTGCGGATTGACCGGCGCGAGCGGGTCGTGACCGAGATCCGCCACTTGGCAGTCCTGGATGGGAGCGAGCTCTGGGCGCGTCGCTCGCGCAGCAGGTCCCCGTACTCGAGCGGACTGGAAACCGTGGCGGCTCCACAGGGGATCGCGTTGGTGGACCTGGCTGGGAAGGTGACGGTGCTCGACCCGAGCACGGGGAAGGTGCGCTGGAAGATGGCGACCGGCCTCGTGCAATTCGAGGCCGAACCCCACGTCGTCGGCGAGGTGTTCGCCATGACGACCTACGGCACAGGGATCATGTTGGCCAACATGGCCGACGGCGACGCGATCTCCACCGATGCGCTCGACCCGACCCAGACCGCAGCGACCATCGAGGCGAGCGCCGCGGCCGGCGATCACCTTTATCTCCTCGTCTCGCGGTTGTGGGGCGACCCTGAGATCTGGATGCTGCAGGCCGGCCCCGCCTGA
- the rpsB gene encoding 30S ribosomal protein S2, with amino-acid sequence MAVVTMKQLLEAGVHFGHQTRRWNPKMRRFIFGERNGIYIIDLQQTLERIDTAFRFIRKTVEDGGTVLFVGTKKQAQEPVQSQADRCGMPYVNYRWLGGMLTNFQTVHARVSKLHELDRMVTSGETEQMIKKEGLKVKRERDKLQRNLGGITRMEKLPDAVFVIDTKKEHIAVTEANRLGIPVIAVVDTNCDPDIIDFVIPGNDDAIRSATLMSRIVADAADEGRLLAQRKAGPAKPAKADTPKAPPPKPLDPEEAARKAEEQKQARDAAAAAQAEREAKLKASKKDAPPDDAPAEAAAEPEAAVADEPAPDETAAAT; translated from the coding sequence GTGGCTGTCGTCACCATGAAGCAGCTTCTGGAGGCCGGGGTCCACTTCGGTCACCAGACGCGCCGTTGGAACCCGAAGATGCGTCGCTTCATCTTCGGTGAGCGCAACGGCATCTACATCATCGATCTCCAGCAGACGCTCGAGCGCATCGACACTGCCTTCCGCTTCATCCGCAAGACGGTGGAGGACGGCGGCACGGTGCTGTTCGTGGGCACGAAGAAGCAGGCCCAGGAGCCCGTGCAGAGCCAGGCCGACCGGTGCGGCATGCCGTACGTGAACTACCGGTGGCTCGGCGGCATGCTCACGAACTTCCAGACCGTGCACGCCCGCGTGTCCAAGCTCCACGAGCTCGACCGCATGGTGACGTCGGGCGAGACCGAGCAGATGATCAAGAAGGAAGGCCTGAAGGTCAAGCGCGAGCGAGACAAGCTCCAGCGCAACCTCGGCGGCATCACCCGCATGGAGAAGCTCCCCGACGCGGTGTTCGTGATCGACACCAAGAAGGAGCACATCGCGGTCACCGAGGCGAACCGGCTCGGCATCCCCGTCATCGCGGTGGTGGACACCAACTGTGATCCCGACATCATCGACTTCGTGATCCCCGGCAACGACGACGCGATCCGTTCAGCCACGCTCATGAGCCGCATCGTCGCCGACGCGGCCGACGAGGGCCGCCTGCTCGCGCAGCGCAAGGCCGGCCCGGCCAAGCCGGCGAAGGCCGACACGCCCAAGGCGCCGCCACCAAAACCCCTTGACCCCGAAGAGGCGGCGCGCAAGGCCGAGGAGCAGAAGCAGGCGCGTGATGCGGCCGCGGCTGCGCAGGCCGAGCGCGAGGCGAAGCTCAAGGCATCCAAGAAGGACGCGCCGCCCGACGACGCGCCGGCGGAAGCCGCAGCGGAGCCCGAGGCGGCAGTGGCTGACGAACCAGCTCCTGACGAGACGGCGGCGGCCACCTGA
- the tsf gene encoding translation elongation factor Ts, whose translation MAEFTAADVAALRKATGAGMMDCKTALTESNGDMDAAKDWLRTKGLSGSGRARAANDGAVEVIVDGNVGALVELTAETDFVAKGSVFTDTVTKLARLAVEEAKEEIAKLDFEDATVEEHITQLAAKLGENIGLGRVVVYESADGLIDGYKHIQTGRGTIGVLMELAGVDPTDAKAKEVAHDIALHVASAAPRWTTRDEVPADVVEKERAVLEELTRNEGKPDAAIPKIVEGRIGGFYKENVLLEQAFVRDSKTTIGKLVEGLGKDATVRRFARVKVGED comes from the coding sequence ATGGCCGAGTTCACTGCCGCGGACGTCGCGGCGCTGCGCAAGGCGACGGGTGCCGGGATGATGGACTGCAAGACGGCGCTCACCGAGAGCAACGGCGACATGGACGCAGCCAAGGACTGGCTGCGTACCAAGGGCCTGTCCGGATCCGGGCGAGCGCGCGCGGCCAACGACGGGGCGGTCGAGGTGATCGTCGATGGCAACGTGGGCGCGCTCGTCGAGCTCACGGCGGAGACCGACTTCGTGGCCAAGGGCTCCGTGTTCACGGACACGGTCACCAAGCTGGCGCGCCTCGCGGTCGAAGAGGCCAAAGAGGAGATCGCCAAGCTCGACTTCGAAGACGCGACGGTCGAGGAGCACATCACCCAGCTCGCAGCCAAGCTCGGCGAGAACATCGGTCTTGGGCGCGTCGTGGTGTACGAGTCCGCCGACGGTCTCATCGACGGCTACAAGCACATCCAGACCGGGCGCGGCACGATCGGCGTGCTCATGGAGCTCGCCGGCGTCGATCCCACTGACGCCAAGGCCAAGGAAGTCGCCCACGACATCGCGCTGCACGTGGCCTCGGCCGCGCCGCGCTGGACGACCCGCGACGAGGTGCCGGCCGACGTGGTCGAGAAGGAGCGGGCGGTGCTCGAGGAGCTCACCCGCAACGAGGGCAAGCCCGACGCTGCGATCCCGAAGATCGTGGAGGGCCGCATCGGCGGCTTCTACAAGGAGAACGTGCTGCTCGAGCAGGCCTTCGTGCGTGACTCCAAGACGACGATCGGCAAGCTGGTGGAGGGTCTGGGCAAGGACGCCACCGTGCGCCGATTCGCGCGAGTGAAGGTCGGCGAGGACTGA
- the pyrH gene encoding UMP kinase produces MAPKSQYRRVVLKLSGEAFADTTIGYGIDAKVVQRIADEVASARSDLGVDIAVVVGGGNIFRGMSGAKRGMDRARADYMGMLATVINALALQDALEAADQPTRVQTAIAMAQVAEPFIPLRAIRHMEKGRVVVFAAGTGNPYFTTDTTAALRAAEIGAEAILKGTHSGVDGIYTADPRSDPKAVKLTEVSHFEVLNQRLEVMDSTAITFCMDNALPIIVFDVMEPGNIARALLGEPIGTIVHTAV; encoded by the coding sequence GTGGCGCCCAAGAGCCAGTACCGACGAGTGGTGCTGAAGCTCTCGGGTGAGGCGTTCGCCGACACCACCATCGGCTACGGCATCGACGCCAAGGTCGTGCAGCGCATCGCCGACGAGGTGGCCAGCGCGCGCAGCGATCTCGGGGTGGACATCGCCGTCGTCGTGGGTGGCGGCAACATCTTCCGCGGCATGAGCGGGGCCAAGCGAGGGATGGACCGGGCCCGCGCCGACTACATGGGCATGCTCGCCACGGTCATCAACGCGCTCGCACTCCAGGACGCGCTCGAGGCGGCAGATCAGCCCACGCGGGTGCAGACCGCCATCGCGATGGCCCAGGTGGCCGAGCCGTTCATCCCGCTGCGTGCGATCCGTCACATGGAGAAGGGGCGCGTGGTCGTCTTTGCCGCCGGCACCGGCAACCCCTACTTCACCACCGACACCACCGCAGCCCTGCGCGCCGCGGAGATCGGCGCCGAGGCGATCCTGAAGGGCACCCACTCGGGTGTTGACGGCATCTACACGGCCGACCCCCGGAGCGATCCCAAAGCAGTGAAGCTGACCGAGGTGAGCCACTTCGAGGTCCTGAACCAACGGCTCGAGGTGATGGACTCGACCGCGATCACGTTTTGCATGGACAACGCGCTCCCGATCATCGTGTTCGACGTGATGGAGCCGGGAAACATCGCACGGGCGCTCCTCGGCGAGCCGATCGGCACGATCGTGCACACTGCGGTCTGA
- the frr gene encoding ribosome recycling factor encodes MADNELTDMVVEDCHDKMRKAIEHLKGEFGAVRTGRASAALVEKLMVDSYGAMVPLQQLAGFSVPEPRLLVISPYDKNNIKGIEKAINTSDLGVNPSNDGAVIRLSFPQLTEERRKELVKVVKNRAEEGRVAVRNIRREARKDLEALQKDGDLSKDDLERVEKELEKHTHQVVAEVDDLLAHKERELLEV; translated from the coding sequence ATGGCCGACAACGAGCTCACCGACATGGTCGTGGAGGATTGCCACGACAAGATGCGCAAGGCGATCGAGCACCTCAAGGGGGAGTTCGGCGCGGTGCGCACCGGGCGCGCCAGCGCGGCGCTCGTGGAGAAGCTGATGGTGGACTCCTACGGCGCGATGGTGCCGCTCCAGCAGCTCGCCGGGTTCAGCGTGCCCGAACCGCGCCTGCTGGTGATCTCGCCGTACGACAAGAACAACATCAAGGGCATCGAGAAGGCGATCAACACCAGCGACCTCGGGGTGAACCCCAGCAACGACGGCGCGGTGATCCGCCTCTCGTTCCCGCAGCTCACCGAGGAGCGCCGCAAGGAGCTCGTGAAGGTGGTGAAGAACCGGGCCGAGGAGGGCCGGGTGGCGGTGCGCAACATCCGCCGGGAGGCTCGCAAGGATCTGGAGGCACTCCAGAAGGACGGCGACCTCTCCAAGGACGATCTGGAGCGCGTCGAGAAGGAGCTCGAGAAGCACACCCACCAGGTGGTGGCCGAGGTCGACGACCTCCTCGCGCACAAGGAGCGAGAGCTGCTCGAGGTGTAG
- a CDS encoding phosphatidate cytidylyltransferase: MSDWRDDDFVDDDWVPKAPGEGVRVVGEPGVELPPEPPAAAPRRPGGRFPLPGESGDFSEEPAPRRRRQGRDDSSTELPHWTEPPTGQLPRVLGGAPDDDFEPWAQVSGPSGPRFRSGGADWSDGDWAEGELSKDETMGVGALDDSLDQHEDVAPPRRGRRGRRGRNAAQDAPPAPPAGPGSLEGPPQVGPHDGYHGGYADGYEGGSAEGYEYEGYEEEGGGPEVGPRLITGIIVAGLCLAAFAAGETIAMILVTVIVGLCAFELYAAFQRAGYQPATLLGLVGSAALVPLGYEQGERGIIMGLFLVSAFTFLWYLFEVVHARPLMNIGLTLLPVAWVGIFGSYAGIFLADPVNGTGFLLGVAICAVGSDVVGYFAGRSMGRTPLLPRISPNKTVEGLVAGAVTAVVLGGVVGSVLHPWADKGIGAGIVLGLLVAITAPLGDLVESMIKRDLGVKDLGGVLPGHGGFLDRFDAILFTLPLAFYWAAHLFT; the protein is encoded by the coding sequence ATGTCTGACTGGCGGGACGACGACTTCGTCGACGACGACTGGGTGCCCAAGGCCCCTGGCGAAGGGGTCCGGGTGGTCGGTGAACCCGGCGTCGAGCTGCCACCGGAGCCCCCGGCGGCCGCACCCCGCCGCCCCGGCGGTCGGTTCCCGCTGCCGGGTGAGTCTGGTGACTTCTCCGAGGAGCCCGCGCCCCGGAGGCGGCGCCAAGGCCGTGACGACAGCTCGACCGAGCTGCCCCACTGGACCGAGCCGCCGACGGGCCAGTTGCCCCGTGTGCTCGGCGGCGCCCCCGACGACGACTTCGAGCCCTGGGCCCAGGTGAGCGGGCCCAGCGGCCCTCGCTTCCGCTCCGGCGGCGCCGACTGGTCCGACGGCGACTGGGCGGAAGGCGAGCTCTCCAAGGACGAGACCATGGGCGTGGGCGCGCTGGACGACTCGCTCGACCAGCACGAGGACGTCGCCCCGCCGCGTCGCGGTCGTCGCGGCCGCCGAGGGCGCAACGCCGCCCAAGACGCGCCGCCCGCGCCGCCGGCAGGCCCGGGCTCGTTGGAAGGCCCGCCTCAGGTCGGGCCCCACGACGGGTACCACGGCGGCTACGCCGACGGGTACGAAGGTGGCTCCGCCGAGGGCTACGAGTACGAGGGATACGAGGAAGAAGGCGGCGGCCCCGAAGTCGGGCCGCGCCTGATCACGGGGATCATCGTCGCGGGATTGTGCCTGGCTGCGTTCGCGGCGGGCGAGACCATCGCCATGATCCTGGTCACGGTCATCGTCGGGCTCTGCGCGTTCGAGCTCTACGCCGCGTTCCAGCGCGCCGGATACCAGCCGGCCACGCTCCTCGGTCTCGTGGGCAGCGCCGCGCTGGTGCCGCTCGGGTACGAGCAAGGCGAGCGCGGGATCATCATGGGGCTGTTCCTCGTCAGCGCGTTCACCTTCCTCTGGTATCTGTTCGAGGTCGTGCACGCACGCCCGCTCATGAACATCGGTCTCACGCTGCTCCCGGTGGCCTGGGTCGGCATCTTCGGCTCCTACGCCGGGATCTTCCTCGCGGATCCAGTCAACGGCACCGGCTTTCTCCTCGGAGTCGCGATCTGCGCGGTCGGCTCCGATGTCGTCGGCTACTTCGCGGGTCGGTCGATGGGGCGCACGCCGCTGCTGCCGCGCATCTCTCCGAACAAGACCGTGGAGGGGTTGGTTGCGGGCGCGGTCACCGCGGTGGTGCTCGGCGGCGTGGTGGGGAGCGTGCTGCACCCCTGGGCCGACAAGGGGATCGGTGCCGGGATTGTGCTCGGCCTCCTCGTGGCGATCACCGCGCCGCTCGGCGACCTCGTGGAGTCGATGATCAAGCGTGACCTCGGCGTGAAGGATCTCGGCGGGGTGCTGCCCGGCCACGGTGGCTTCCTCGATAGGTTCGACGCCATCCTCTTCACGCTGCCGCTGGCCTTCTACTGGGCTGCCCACCTGTTCACGTGA
- the dxr gene encoding 1-deoxy-D-xylulose-5-phosphate reductoisomerase — protein MTPRRIAVLGSTGSIGTQALDVIRRHRQHYEVVALAAGRNTALLAAQAAEFGVADEHVRAAPEPDSLAELAALPEVDVVLNAVVGFAGLPVTIAALEAGKRLALANKESLIAGGPVVNAARSRGGGEIVPVDSEHSAVYQALRGGRRDEVARVILTASGGPFRGKTRSELELVTVEDALKHPTWDMGAKITIDSSTLMNKGLEVIEAHELFGVDYDQVDVVVHPQSVVHGMVEFTDGATVAQLSMPDMRLPIGLALGAPDRLDEPFGAIDWTAVGSFTFETPDVDAFPCLPLAYEAGRTGGGAPATLSGANEVAVAAFLDRRIPWLGIAEVNATVLAQGSGNITDVADVLEADRVARERARHVVEQIEHRTAA, from the coding sequence GTGACCCCGCGGCGCATCGCCGTGCTCGGGTCGACCGGCTCGATCGGCACGCAGGCGCTCGATGTCATCCGCCGTCACCGCCAGCACTACGAGGTCGTCGCGCTCGCGGCCGGTCGTAACACCGCGCTGCTCGCCGCGCAGGCCGCCGAGTTCGGCGTGGCCGACGAGCATGTGCGCGCCGCGCCCGAGCCCGACTCGCTGGCCGAGCTCGCCGCGTTGCCCGAGGTCGACGTGGTGCTCAACGCCGTCGTGGGCTTCGCCGGTCTCCCGGTCACGATCGCCGCGCTCGAGGCCGGCAAGCGCCTCGCGCTCGCGAACAAGGAGAGCCTCATCGCCGGCGGACCGGTCGTGAACGCGGCGCGTTCCCGGGGCGGGGGCGAGATCGTCCCCGTCGACTCCGAGCACTCGGCGGTGTATCAAGCGTTGCGCGGTGGTCGTCGCGACGAGGTCGCGCGCGTCATCCTCACCGCGAGCGGCGGCCCGTTCCGAGGCAAGACACGATCGGAGCTCGAGCTCGTGACCGTCGAAGACGCGCTCAAACATCCGACCTGGGACATGGGAGCGAAGATCACCATCGACTCCTCGACGCTCATGAACAAGGGTCTCGAGGTCATCGAGGCGCACGAGCTGTTCGGGGTCGACTACGACCAGGTCGACGTCGTCGTGCACCCGCAGTCGGTGGTGCACGGCATGGTCGAGTTCACCGACGGCGCCACCGTGGCCCAGCTCTCGATGCCCGACATGCGCCTGCCGATCGGGCTCGCCCTCGGCGCCCCCGATCGGCTCGACGAGCCCTTCGGCGCCATCGACTGGACCGCGGTCGGCTCATTCACGTTCGAGACCCCGGATGTCGATGCTTTCCCGTGCCTCCCCCTCGCCTACGAAGCCGGTCGCACCGGCGGTGGGGCGCCGGCAACGCTCTCGGGCGCCAACGAGGTGGCGGTGGCCGCATTCCTGGATCGACGGATCCCGTGGCTGGGTATCGCTGAGGTGAACGCGACCGTCCTCGCCCAGGGTTCGGGGAACATCACCGACGTGGCCGACGTTCTCGAAGCGGACCGCGTTGCCCGTGAGCGCGCCCGCCACGTCGTCGAGCAGATCGAGCATCGGACCGCAGCGTGA
- a CDS encoding M50 family metallopeptidase yields the protein MKDPLEEASADVNRRGAALILLAIVVGLVGLAIFRPGSRDALAIIFGIVVMVMLHEAGHYFAAKRTGMKATEFFLGFGPKLWSFKRGETEFGVKAVLLGGYVRIVGMTNIEEVDPADEHRTYRRASAKNRFIVVMAGVTVNVLLALVLFFAFYAGGGKIPDGPGTRVQYVVDNSSAQAAGFRPRDRIVALDGTPVRGWDALVRRIEASPNEPTMFTVVRRGERMELEATPKARNGQGFLGIAPIYESHTVGVLEAVPESFRTLGDVTAGTATGLVNLFSPEGISDYSKNFTSDAPKAGSPEAQARPRSLVGIVDTGSDIIDGDILKLLFLLGAISLVLALFNTLPLLPFDGGHAAIVVYEAIASKVKGRRVQADYRKLLPMTAVVLAIFLTLGLSAMFLDIRDAIGS from the coding sequence GTGAAGGACCCCCTCGAAGAAGCGTCTGCCGACGTCAACCGGCGCGGCGCCGCGCTCATTCTCCTCGCCATCGTCGTGGGGCTCGTCGGGCTCGCGATCTTCCGGCCGGGCAGCCGCGACGCGCTGGCGATCATCTTCGGCATCGTCGTGATGGTGATGTTGCACGAGGCCGGTCACTACTTCGCCGCGAAGCGCACCGGGATGAAGGCCACCGAGTTCTTCCTCGGGTTCGGCCCGAAGCTCTGGTCGTTCAAGCGCGGTGAGACCGAGTTCGGTGTGAAGGCAGTCCTGCTCGGTGGCTACGTCCGCATCGTCGGGATGACCAACATCGAGGAGGTCGACCCGGCCGACGAGCACCGCACGTACCGGCGCGCGTCGGCCAAGAACCGGTTTATCGTCGTGATGGCCGGAGTCACGGTAAACGTGCTTCTAGCGCTGGTGCTCTTCTTCGCGTTCTACGCGGGCGGGGGAAAGATCCCCGACGGCCCCGGTACGCGCGTGCAATACGTTGTCGACAACAGTTCGGCCCAAGCCGCCGGCTTCCGCCCGCGTGATCGCATCGTGGCCCTCGACGGCACGCCCGTGCGCGGATGGGACGCCCTTGTTCGTAGGATCGAGGCGAGCCCGAACGAGCCCACCATGTTCACCGTCGTGCGCCGCGGTGAGCGTATGGAGCTCGAGGCCACGCCCAAAGCTCGTAACGGCCAAGGCTTCCTCGGCATCGCTCCGATCTACGAGTCACACACCGTCGGCGTGCTCGAAGCTGTTCCCGAAAGTTTCCGCACGCTCGGTGACGTGACTGCCGGCACCGCGACCGGGCTCGTCAACCTCTTCTCACCCGAAGGCATCTCCGACTACAGCAAGAACTTCACCTCGGATGCCCCGAAGGCAGGTTCACCGGAGGCGCAGGCGCGGCCGCGTTCGCTGGTGGGCATCGTCGATACCGGCAGCGACATCATCGACGGCGACATCCTCAAGCTGCTGTTCCTGTTGGGTGCGATCAGTCTCGTGCTGGCACTCTTCAACACGCTTCCGTTGCTGCCGTTTGACGGAGGCCACGCGGCGATCGTCGTGTACGAAGCGATCGCGTCGAAGGTGAAGGGTCGGCGCGTGCAGGCCGACTACCGCAAGCTCCTGCCTATGACCGCGGTGGTGCTCGCGATCTTCCTCACGCTCGGGCTCAGTGCGATGTTCCTCGACATCCGCGACGCCATCGGTTCCTAG